A genomic region of Pithys albifrons albifrons isolate INPA30051 chromosome 20, PitAlb_v1, whole genome shotgun sequence contains the following coding sequences:
- the PRRT1B gene encoding proline rich transmembrane protein 1B, protein MDGDGPQSRDPRRPDPTRRAPGAEQGDGRGAGGDQPSSSTRPQPPVGRVALEEEEQPARNGVQFACPLHPPGCFQQAHVHHQPRPGPGMGLRPEVGVEPQPSIPPSVSPAPQPTNTGHLLRLEDKLEEAVVVTLLCCPLTGILAIIQSFMARAALSRGDMVQAHKASIRAKWLIVLTTSFGWIIYWMLIIWSLRGRGL, encoded by the exons ATGGATGGTGACGGGCCGCAGAGCCGCGACCCCCGACGCCCCGACCCCACTCGCAGAGCCCCGGGAGCGGAGCAGGGGgatggcagaggggcaggcggagaccagcccagctccagcacccgCCCGCAGCCTCCCGTGGGCCGTGTGGccttggaggaggaggagcagccggCCCGCAATGGAGTTCAGTTCGCCTGCCCGCTGCACCCGCCCGGCTGCTTCCAGCAAGCGCACGTCCATCACCAGCCGCGGCCGGGGCCGGGAATGGGACTGCGGCCGGAGGTGGGAGTGGAGCCGCAGCCCTCCATTCCCCCGAGCGTCTCGCCTGCGCCCCAGCCCACC AACACCGGCCACCTGCTGAGGCTGGAGGACAAGTTGGAGGAGGCGGTGGTGGTGAcgctcctgtgctgccccctGACCGGGATCCTGGCCATCATCCAATCCTTCATG GCCCGGGCTGCGCTCAGCCGTGGGGACATGGTCCAGGCACACAAGGCATCCATCAGGGCCAAGTGGCTCATCGTCCTCACCACATCCTTCGGGTGGATAATCTACTGGATGTTGATCATCTGGAGCCTGAGGGGAAGGGGACTCTGA
- the UCK1 gene encoding uridine-cytidine kinase 1 yields the protein MASAGGPDAERPHPKPFLIGVSGGTASGKSTVCEKIMELLGQNEVEQRQRKVLILSQDSFYKVLAPEQQAKALKGQYNFDHPDAFDNDLMRSTLKSIVEGKTVEVPTYDFVTHSRLAETTVVYPADVVLFEGILIFYNQDIRDMFHLRLFVDTDSDVRLSRRVLRDMKRGRDLEQILTQYTTFVKPAFEEFCLPTKKYADVIIPRGVDNMVAINLIVQHIQDILNGDICKWQRGAMNGHGRTYKRPFPEPTESSNVLAAGKRSHLESSSRPH from the exons aTGGCCTCCGCCGGCGGCCCCGACGCGGAGCGTCCGCACCCCAAGCCCTTCCTCATCGGCGTGAGCGGCGGCACCGCCAGCGGAAAG TCCACAGTGTGCGAGAAGatcatggagctgctggggcagaaCGAGGTGGAGCAGCGGCAGCGGAAGGTGCTGATCCTCAGCCAGGACAGCTTCTACAAGGTGCTGGCGCCCGAGCAGCAGGCCAAGGCGCTCAAGGGGCAGTACAACTTCGACCACCCGG ATGCTTTTGATAACGATTTGATGCGTTCAACCCTGAAAAGTATTGTTGAGGGCAAGACGGTTGAGGTACCAACATATGACTTCGTGACACATTCTAG GCTGGCAGAGACGACAGTGGTCTATCCTGCTGACGTTGTTCTCTTTGAGGGGATCCTGATTTTCTACAATCAAGACATTCGGGACATGTTCCACCTCCGTCTCTTCGTGGACACGGACTCCGATGTCCGGCTGTCCCGCCGAG TTCTGCGAGATATGAAACGTGGGAGGGACCTCGAGCAGATCCTCACCCAGTACACAACGTTTGTCAAGCCTGCCTTTGAGGAGTTCTGCTTGCCG ACAAAGAAGTATGCAGATGTGATCATCCCCCGAGGAGTTGACAACATGG TTGCTATAAACCTCATAGTGCAGCACATTCAAGACATCCTGAACGGAGACATCTGCAAGTGGCAGCGAGGGGCGATGAACGGGCACGGCCGGACCTACAAGCGCCCGTTCCCGGAGCCCACGGAGAGCAGCAATGTCCTGGCAGCCGGAAAACGCTCCCACCTGGAGTCCAGCAGCCGTCCACACTAA